CGCGCTGGCGACTCGGCAAGGGCCAGCGCAAGGGTCTCCGCAAAGGGCCGTGCGAAGGCGTTGTAAAGCCTGCACGCGACCTGTCGCTATCACCGGCCAATTCCTATACTGGAGTGGCTCGTCCGGACGGCCCGGGCGGAAGAGCCCGGCGGACGCGGTCACTCACTGCAATCGGAGGCCATCATGTTCACGCACCTCCTTGTGCCCACCGACGGCTCCGCACGTGCCGAAGCGATGGTGGCCCGCGCCATGGCCTTCGCCAGCCGCATCGGCGCCCGCGCGACCGGCCTGCATGTGATTCCCGAGTACCACGTCATGACATACCGGCTGACCAGCCTGCAGGACACCAAGGAGTCCTTCGCGGCAGAGGCCGCACGCCATGCCGATACCTTCCTGGCCGCGGTCACGCGTGCGGCCAGCCAGGCCGGCGTGCCATGCGACACCGTCACCGCCACCGACGATCACCCCTGGCAGGCCATCGTCCAGTGCGCCGAACAGCGCGGCTGCGACCTCATCGTGATGTCGTCGCACGGGCGGCGCGGATTGCAGGCCTTGCTGATCGGCAGTGAAACGCAAAAAGTCCTGACGCACAGCACGATCCCGGTGCTGGTCCTGCGCTAGGCGGCAGCCAATCGCACGCGGTGCCGGCCGGCACGCCGGCACCGCGCTTTTTCCACCCCCCAATGCCAACCGCAAGGAGCGCAACCATGGCGATTCGACTGGGCGAACAAGCCCCGGATTTCACCGCAGACACCACGGAAGGCAAGCTCAGCTTCCATGAATGGATCGGCGACAACTGGGCGATCCTGTTCTCGCACCCAAAGGACTTCACGCCGGTCTGCACCACCGAACTGGGTTACATGGCGCGGCTCAAGCCCGAATTCGACAAGCGCAATACCAAGATCATCGGCCTGAGCATCGATCCCGTCAGCGACCACCAGCGCTGGGCCAAGGACATCGAGGAAACCCAGGGCGCCGCCGTCAACTATCCGATGATCGGCGACGCCGACCTGACCGTGGCCAAGCTCTA
This genomic window from Cupriavidus sp. P-10 contains:
- a CDS encoding universal stress protein; protein product: MFTHLLVPTDGSARAEAMVARAMAFASRIGARATGLHVIPEYHVMTYRLTSLQDTKESFAAEAARHADTFLAAVTRAASQAGVPCDTVTATDDHPWQAIVQCAEQRGCDLIVMSSHGRRGLQALLIGSETQKVLTHSTIPVLVLR